The genomic stretch CAATGTGGAGGCTCTGCCCAACCAGGATTATGCTCAAATCAAGGATCTTCTTGTCCGGCAGGTGAGTGCTCCTGTTCGTTGGGACGAGTCGGTACTTAAAATGGTTGATCTAGGCGTAGACCGTTTTGTCGAGGTGGGCCCGGGAAAGGTTCTTTCCGGGTTGGCCCGCCGCATTGCCAAAGGGATCCCTGTGGGGAATCTGGAAGACACTGTCAGCCTTAAAAATCTGCAGGCGAACTTCTAGGAGGCTATATGCTCAAAGATCGCGTTGGTATAGTTACAGGCGCGTCGCGGGGAATTGGACGTACAATCGCTCTTGCCATGGCAGCGGCCGGTGCTAAAGTGGTGGTGTCGGCTCGAAGTGCATCGGGAATTGAAGCTTTGTGCCGTGAAATTGAAGCTGGCGGTGGTTCCTGTGTGAGTGTCGTCGGTGATGTCGCTGTCACCGCCGACGCCGATCGTATAGTCGAGACTGCTGTCAGTCATTTTGGCCGACTGGACATCCTGGTCAATAATGCCGGTATTACCCGGGATGGGCTGCTGCTGCGCATGAAGGATGAAGATTGGGATGCGGTGCTTGACACCAACCTCAAAGGTGCTTTTCTCTGTACGCGCGCCGCAGCCAAGGTCATGACCAAACAGAAGTTCGGACGCATCATTAATATTTCATCCGTCGTGGGAGAAATGGGAAATCCCGGCCAGGCCAATTATTGTGCCAGTAAGGCAGGTCTCATTGGTCTTACGAAATCTGTAGCCAGGGAGTTGGCTCGAAGAAATATTACGGTCAATGCGATAACCCCGGGTTTCATTACCACGGACATGACCGAAGCTCTACCGGAAAAAACGCGCCAGGAATTGGCTGCGCAGATTCCGCTTGGCCGCCTTGGCGATGCCTCAGACATTGCGCAGGCTGTTAACTTTTTAGCATCGGATCACGCCGGTTACATCACAGGTCAAGTGCTTGGAATTAACGGCGGAATGTATATGTAGGTAGTCAGGAAGTACAAACACTTGTCCGGTCATCGATCGGCTTGAACAACAAAAAGGAGGAAAAGCAAATGGCTTCTATTGAAGAAAGAGTTAAACAGATTGTTGCTGAGCAGCTTGGTGTTGATGAGGACCAGGTAACCAACGATGCGTCTTTTATGGACGATCTCGGTGCTGACTCCCTCGATACCGTTGAACTGGTCATGGCTCTTGAAGAAGAGTTCGACGTTGAAATCTCCGACGAGGACGCTGAGAAGATCCAGACTGTTCAGGATGCGATCAGCTATATCAGCGAACAGGCCTAAGGTTCAGACAAGGGAGGAGAAAGTATCTCCTCCCTTGCTCTTTGCTCATGTACCAAAAGTCCGGTTTGGTGTCCGCGAAACCAATGCAGGACCCTGACTGCGAAGAACATCCCGCTGGTGGGTATAGTCGCCCTTACGGAGGAAGAGTATCATCATGCGTAGAGTCGTTGTGACAGGTGTCGGGGTTGTTTCCGCTCTTGGAACCGGGGTGGAAAAGAACTGGGATGCTTTGATAAACGGAAAATCCGGCATTGGTCGGATAACACGTTTCGACGCATCCGATTTGCCTACTCAAATTGCCGGCGAAGTCAAAGACTTTAATGCCGAAGATTTTATCGACAAAAAAGAAATTAAAAAGATGGACCTGTTCATTCAGTTCGCTCTGGGAGCGGCTGAACTGGCGATGCAGGATTCCGGACTTCAAATCACCGAGGACAACGCCGAACGCGTCGGGGTCCTGGTCGGAGCCGGCCTGGGCGGACTTCCCGCTATTGAAAAATATCATCAGGCCAGCCTGGAGGGAGGTTATAAGAAAATTTCTCCCTTCTTCATTCCAATGCTGATTATTAATCTGGCTCCTGGTCAGATTTCCATCAAATATGGCGCCAAGGGGCCCAATCTTTCCTCCGTTTCCGCTTGCGCGACAGGAACTCATTCGATTGGTGACGCCTTTCGCATGATCCAGCGGGGGGATGCTGACGCCATGATCGCTGGTGGTACAGAATCCACGATCACTCCGCTCGGGATCGGCGGATTCAATGTCATGAAGGCTCTTTCCACGCGTAATGAGGATCCTGCTGCAGCCAGCCGGCCCTTTGACAAGAATCGTGACGGTTTTGTTATGGCGGAAGGCGCCGGCATTCTTATTCTGGAAGAGTATGAAAGCGCCAAAAAGCGCGGGGCCAAAATTTACGCGGAAATATGCGGTTACGGTCTTACCGGTGACGCGTATCATTTGACGGCGCCCGCTCCGGGAGGCGAGGGCGCCGCCCGCTGTATCAAGATGGCCTTGTCTACTGCGGGCATCTCCGCGGATCAGGTGGACTACATCAACGCGCACGGAACCTC from Desulfuromonas sp. KJ2020 encodes the following:
- the fabG gene encoding 3-oxoacyl-[acyl-carrier-protein] reductase — translated: MLKDRVGIVTGASRGIGRTIALAMAAAGAKVVVSARSASGIEALCREIEAGGGSCVSVVGDVAVTADADRIVETAVSHFGRLDILVNNAGITRDGLLLRMKDEDWDAVLDTNLKGAFLCTRAAAKVMTKQKFGRIINISSVVGEMGNPGQANYCASKAGLIGLTKSVARELARRNITVNAITPGFITTDMTEALPEKTRQELAAQIPLGRLGDASDIAQAVNFLASDHAGYITGQVLGINGGMYM
- the acpP gene encoding acyl carrier protein: MASIEERVKQIVAEQLGVDEDQVTNDASFMDDLGADSLDTVELVMALEEEFDVEISDEDAEKIQTVQDAISYISEQA
- the fabF gene encoding beta-ketoacyl-ACP synthase II; the encoded protein is MRRVVVTGVGVVSALGTGVEKNWDALINGKSGIGRITRFDASDLPTQIAGEVKDFNAEDFIDKKEIKKMDLFIQFALGAAELAMQDSGLQITEDNAERVGVLVGAGLGGLPAIEKYHQASLEGGYKKISPFFIPMLIINLAPGQISIKYGAKGPNLSSVSACATGTHSIGDAFRMIQRGDADAMIAGGTESTITPLGIGGFNVMKALSTRNEDPAAASRPFDKNRDGFVMAEGAGILILEEYESAKKRGAKIYAEICGYGLTGDAYHLTAPAPGGEGAARCIKMALSTAGISADQVDYINAHGTSTHFNDLYETMAIKSVLGNHASKVLISSTKSMTGHALGAAGGIEAVYALLAMERGVVPPTINYEEPDPECDLDYVPNEARKADVKVALSNSFGFGGTNATLLFKKI